One Salvia splendens isolate huo1 unplaced genomic scaffold, SspV2 ctg555, whole genome shotgun sequence genomic window carries:
- the LOC121790585 gene encoding cleavage stimulation factor subunit 50-like — MEVTNGLEQTFQDGKIYRHVNALIVAHLRDTNFNQAASAVASATMTPLNVEFPPNKLLELVAKGLAVEKDEMLRGVSSTTLFDSSIPSAYGSVPAPRVVSLDFRCDILS, encoded by the exons ATGGAGGTCACAAACGGATTGGAGCAGACGTTTCAGGACGGAAAAATTTACCGCCATGTCAATGCCCTCATCGTCGCACATCTCcgtgacacaaattttaatcaG GCAGCAAGTGCTGTTGCATCAGCCACAATGACGCCTCTAAATGTCGAATTTCCTCCTAACAAGCTCCTTGAGTTGGTGGCCAAG GGTCTTGCAGTGGAAAAGGATGAGATGTTAAGAGGGGTATCTTCAACTACATTATTTGATTCAAGCATACCTTCAGCATATGGCTCAGTGCCTGCTCCGCGAGTTGTTTCTTTGGATTTCAGGTGTGATATTCTGTCATAG
- the LOC121790584 gene encoding agamous-like MADS-box protein AGL8 homolog, whose amino-acid sequence MVRGKVVLKRIENKVNQQVTFSKRRTGLLKKAHEISVLCDADVGLMIFSTKGKLSEYATDSCMERILDRYERSSSVDGPKAPDLQSPGSWNVELGKLKTRLEVLQKNHSNLSGDNLESLSMKEVQNLEHQLDVSLKKLRSRKNHLMNESISMLQKKDKAMQEQNNLLSRKMKEKTIESTPPCEAQNHNTNALSLDLEQPLSSLNTGEENEGHVGQSEPCSNNGDMAALPWMLHHIQMQGQNRQT is encoded by the exons atgGTGAGGGGGAAGGTGGTGCTGAAGAGAATCGAGAACAAGGTGAATCAGCAGGTGACTTTCTCGAAGAGGCGAACGGGGCTGTTGAAGAAAGCTCACGAGATTTCCGTGCTGTGCGATGCCGATGTCGGATTGATGATCTTCTCCACCAAAGGAAAACTCTCTGAATATGCTACTGATTCATG CATGGAAAGAATCCTCGACCGTTATGAAAGATCATCATCTGTTGATGGGCCGAAGGCACCTGATCTTCAATCTCCG GGAAGCTGGAATGTAGAACTTGGTAAGCTTAAGACTAGGTTGGAGGTTTTGCAAAAAAATCACAG TAATTTATCTGGAGATAACTTGGAAAGCCTGAGTATGAAGGAGGTGCAGAACTTGGAGCATCAACTTGATGTGTCTCTGAAAAAACTTAGGTCTAGAAAG AATCATCTCATGAATGAGTCCATTTCAATGCTACAAAAGAAG GATAAGGCAATGCAGGAGCAAAACAACTTGCTTTCCAGAAAG ATGAAGGAGAAGACGATAGAATCGACTCCACCATGTGAAGCCCAAAATCACAACACAAACGCGCTGTCTCTTGATCTGGAGCAGCCTCTTAGCTCTTTGAACACAGG TGAAGAGAATGAGGGCCACGTTGGCCAAAGTGAACCTTGCAGTAATAATGGGGACATGGCGGCGCTGCCGTGGATGCTCCACCACATCCAGATGCAAGGCCAAAACAGGCAGACGTAA